A window from Amblyomma americanum isolate KBUSLIRL-KWMA chromosome 7, ASM5285725v1, whole genome shotgun sequence encodes these proteins:
- the LOC144097848 gene encoding neprilysin-2-like codes for MSTLQKVKKRRTGHSKCLTSHVNGKHGEVPASGASAVAEDKGRREESVSSSAEATDRHQKSRSACTADLPLSEPISPNAVPESQSPEDVTALPKAPFSPVISSSQEHENVSAVSKPVSPADVLGSPAPYNVTAVSMSASPAVASPSQQPDDIADIPKPVSIIRAPSLNELDDVPSVAQPAVPSHHVSLDEARETSRLAQSLQRMETKATVFLCCLFLIFLCIVIALLQSKKGRGEGGRLCASQDCRAHRMLFQSVLDKSVDPCEDFGAFVCPHHEQYSKEPFSVDAATTTLPSMYQRWLDGLQKLIEDGAKLLGAARKAAAMYNGCMTQDRSTNDSVTHFMEMLGLRRLEPREPETSAFGVLLDIAYNWQAPLWFRVAVLPSTTFHPVLRVLISRNPLMAEWQAQLQAINGTQEYRKRWSETMDVRANDRVISRHLKTRMNIFRMFLNTDLYGTRVPRHFSLADASNHANFASNMTLLLHQHIKSIRNFTRQNMIIFEEARLLEASNAAFTRYDNSELLQLICWLFRDVYGPIADPSRAPSHSVGPDTKTRLRYCSFVVETSNQLLVNALFAVSRLTPDERESIDGLLRSVQQAAVQLMRDADWLEWRSLNVAIAKLEDIETLIWPRNEHLTDGGLFNFYRFFPDRATSISAYLVQTREAIRKYIARGPQECAELLGAPGSYAEPLFSYSHVMNAVHVSMAALSRPLFYGSGTQAMLYGGLGYQYTRELVRDLDSIAVQVVAHGSVKHRWLSRAPAAEYSKRATCLGAVNLFPETPALEVAYTTYLKATGKQAEEEPKLFMKMTEAQVLFITMCLGMCHQQRVQSARVCNKAIMGFRPFAEAFHCDAGSNMSVLQKCGFFQ; via the exons ATGTCGACGCTGCAGAAAGTTAAGAAACGCCGGACGGGACATTCAAAGTGCCTCACTTCACATGTCAATGGCAAGCACGGTGAGGTGCCGGCATCCGGCGCTTCCGCGGTGGCCGAGGACAAGGGCAGGAGGGAAGAAAGCGTTTCGAGCAGCGCCGAAGCCACCGATCGCCATCAAAAGAGCCGCAGCGCTTGCACTGCCGACCTACCGCTTTCCGAACCCATCTCGCCTAATGCTGTTCCTGAGTCCCAGTCACCTGAAGACGTCACCGCTCTGCCCAAGGCCCCCTTTTCGCCAGTGATCTCCTCGTCTCAAGAGCATGAGAACGTCTCTGCGGTCTCCAAGCCCGTCTCGCCAGCTGATGTTCTGGGTTCACCAGCGCCGTACAACGTCACCGCTGTCTCCATGTCCGCCTCACCGGCAGTTGCGTCCCCGTCGCAACAGCCTGACGACATCGCCGACATTCCCAAGCCCGTCTCAATAATACGCGCGCCCTCCTTGAATGAGCTTGACGATGTCCCTTCGGTCGCACAGCCCGCAGTGCCGTCGCACCATGTATCACTG gatgAGGCACGAGAAACCAGCCGTCTCGCACAAAGCTTGCAACGAATGGAAACCAAGGCAACTGTATTTCTCTGCTGCCTTTTTCTCATATTTCTGTGCATAGTCATAGCGCTGCTGCAATCAAAGAAAGGGAGAGGGGAAGGCGGACGTCTGTGCGCGTCGCAGGACTGCAGAGCACACAGGATGCTCTTCCAGTCTGTTCTTGACAAAAGCGTGGACCCGTGCGAAGATTTTGGCGCGTTCGTTTGCCCACACCACGAGCAATATTCAAAAGAACCATTCTCCGTGGACGCAGCTACGACGACGCTTCCGTCTATGTACCAGCGCTGGCTTGACGGACTTCAGAAGCTCATAGAGGACGGAGCAAAGCTTTTGGGAGCGGCTAGGAAAGCTGCCGCAATGTACAATGGCTGCATGACACAAGACCGATCGACCAATGACAGCGTGACGCATTTCATGGAGATGCTCGGACTGCGACGGCTCGAGCCGCGTGAGCCGGAGACAAGCGCATTTGGTGTTCTTCTGGACATCGCATACAACTGGCAGGCGCCGCTGTGGTTCCGGGTTGCCGTATTGCCTTCGACCACTTTCCATCCAGTTCTCAGAGTGCTCATCAGTCGCAACCCTCTGATGGCAGAGTGGCAAGCACAACTACAGGCAATCAATGGCACTCAAGAGTACCGCAAACGCTGGAGCGAAACGATGGACGTTCGCGCCAACGACAGGGTCATCTCTCGTCATCTCAAGACTAGAATGAACATCTTCCGCATGTTTTTGAACACGGACCTATACGGAACACGCGTTCCACGTCATTTTTCGCTTGCAGATGCCTCCAACCACGCTAATTTCGCCAGCAACATGACACTATTGCTTCACCAGCACATTAAATCTATCCGGAACTTTACTCGCCAAAACATGATCATCTTCGAAGAAGCGCGTCTCCTGGAAGCTAGCAACGCGGCTTTCACCAGGTATGACAACAGCGAGTTGCTACAGCTTATATGCTGGCTCTTCAGGGATGTGTACGGCCCGATAGCCGACCCATCTCGGGCACCGTCGCACAGCGTTGGCCCTGACACAAAGACGCGACTTCGATACTGCTCGTTTGTGGTGGAAACCAGCAACCAGTTGTTGGTCAACGCACTCTTTGCTGTGTCGCGCCTGACACCCGACGAACGCGAATCCATCGATGGTTTGCTCAGGTccgtgcagcaagcagcagtgcagctgatgagAGACGCGGATTGGCTGGAGTGGCGAAGCCTGAACGTAGCCATTGCAAAGCTTGAAGACATCGAGACTCTGATTTGGCCTCGCAATGAGCACTTGACCGACGGCGGACTCTTCAATTTTTACCGCTTTTTCCCTGACAGGGCGACCTCCATCAGCGCATACTTGGTGCAGACAAGAGAGGCCATCAGAAAGTACATAGCGCGGGGCCCTCAAGAATGCGCGGAGCTCCTCGGCGCGCCTGGCAGCTACGCCGAGCCATTATTCAGTTACTCACACGTGATGAATGCAGTGCACGTCTCCATGGCAGCCTTGTCGAGACCTTTGTTCTATGGGTCCGGGACTCAGGCAATGCTTTACGGAGGCCTCGGTTACCAATACACACGAGAGCTTGTACGAGATCTGGACAGCATAGCGGTTCAAGTTGTCGCGCACGGCAGCGTTAAGCACCGATGGCTTTCCAGAGCTCCTGCTGCCGAGTATTCTAAGCGCGCGACGTGTCTGGGTGCGGTGAATCTTTTTCCCGAGACGCCTGCTCTTGAGGTGGCGTACACGACCTACCTCAAGGCCACCGGGAAGCAAGCCGAGGAAGAGCCCAAGCTTTTCATGAAGATGACCGAGGCACAAGTTTTATTCATAACCATGTGTCTCGGAATGTGCCATCAGCAACGCGTACAGTCCGCAAGAGTCTGCAACAAGGCCATAATGGGCTTCCGCCCCTTTGCTGAGGCGTTCCATTGCGACGCAGGGTCCAATATGAGCGTACTGCAGAAATGTGGCTTTTTCCAGTAA